In Nicotiana tabacum cultivar K326 chromosome 17, ASM71507v2, whole genome shotgun sequence, one DNA window encodes the following:
- the LOC107792986 gene encoding SPX domain-containing protein 1-like isoform X1, with product MKFGRILMMLMALIEQTLPEWKDKFLSYKDLKKQLKLIYPNNDGINRKEVNDFVVLLEEEIEKFNSFFIEKEEDYIIQFKPRVYRKQPLCPSRVRVLRDSIAEIRSSEELMRIGRDLVDLHGQMVLLENYSALNYIGLVKILKKYDKRTGALIRLPVIQKVLEEPFFKTDVLNKLVKECETMLSSLFSQNEPSKALGDEESSGGSSSGVEDTKVVAETKEPSEGIDGGSRVAEDPEELAAIEKLSKAQGGEGSGGVKDPEELSAIENKGNMYLKLTKSALRVLQEIRSGSSTVSMFSLPPSRTHKYMT from the exons ATGAAGTTCGGCAGGATCTTGATGATGTTGATGGCCCTTATAGAACAGACTCTGCCTGAATGGAAGGACAAGTTCCTGTCTTACAAGGATCTCAAGAagcaattgaaattgatttatcCTAATAATGATGGGATTAACAGAAAGGAGGTAAATGATTTTGTGGTGCTCTTAGAGGAGGAAATCGAAAAGTTTAATTCTTTCTTCATCGAAAAAGAAGAGGATTATATCATTCAATTCAAG ccgagggtctatcggaaacaacctctttgcCCTTCCAGGGtaagg GTTTTAAGAGATAGTATTGCTGAGATTAGAAGTTCGGAAGAGTTGATGAGAATAGGTAGAGACCTGGTGGATCTTCATGGACAGATGGTTCTATTGGAAAATTACAGTGCTCTTAATTATATAG GATTAGTGAAGATATTAAAGAAGTATGATAAACGTACTGGTGCTCTTATTCGCTTGCCTGTCATCCAAAAGGTGCTAGAGGAGCCATTTTTTAAAACTGATGTTCTAAATAAGCTAGTGAAGGAGTGTGAGACCATGCTTAGTAGCCTTTTCTCCCAAAATGAGCCATCTAAAGCACTAGGAGACGAAGAAAGTAGCGGAGGAAGTAGTAGTGGAGTCGAAGATACAAAAGTAGTTGCAGAAACTAAAGAACCATCTGAAGGTATTGATGGAGGAAGCAGGGTAGCTGAAGATCCAGAAGAACTTGCAGCCATTGAAAAGCTCTCTAAAGCACAAGGAGGGGAAGGAAGCGGCGGAGTCAAAGATCCAGAAGAACTTTCCGCGATTGAAAACAAGGGAAACATGTACTTGAAGCTTACAAAATCAGCATTGAGAGTCTTGCAGGAAATCCGAAGTGGAAGTTCAACTGTCAGCATGTTCTCTTTGCCGCCATCTCGAACCCACAAATACATGACCTAG
- the LOC107792986 gene encoding SPX domain-containing protein 1-like isoform X2 has product MKFGRILMMLMALIEQTLPEWKDKFLSYKDLKKQLKLIYPNNDGINRKEVNDFVVLLEEEIEKFNSFFIEKEEDYIIQFKVLRDSIAEIRSSEELMRIGRDLVDLHGQMVLLENYSALNYIGLVKILKKYDKRTGALIRLPVIQKVLEEPFFKTDVLNKLVKECETMLSSLFSQNEPSKALGDEESSGGSSSGVEDTKVVAETKEPSEGIDGGSRVAEDPEELAAIEKLSKAQGGEGSGGVKDPEELSAIENKGNMYLKLTKSALRVLQEIRSGSSTVSMFSLPPSRTHKYMT; this is encoded by the exons ATGAAGTTCGGCAGGATCTTGATGATGTTGATGGCCCTTATAGAACAGACTCTGCCTGAATGGAAGGACAAGTTCCTGTCTTACAAGGATCTCAAGAagcaattgaaattgatttatcCTAATAATGATGGGATTAACAGAAAGGAGGTAAATGATTTTGTGGTGCTCTTAGAGGAGGAAATCGAAAAGTTTAATTCTTTCTTCATCGAAAAAGAAGAGGATTATATCATTCAATTCAAG GTTTTAAGAGATAGTATTGCTGAGATTAGAAGTTCGGAAGAGTTGATGAGAATAGGTAGAGACCTGGTGGATCTTCATGGACAGATGGTTCTATTGGAAAATTACAGTGCTCTTAATTATATAG GATTAGTGAAGATATTAAAGAAGTATGATAAACGTACTGGTGCTCTTATTCGCTTGCCTGTCATCCAAAAGGTGCTAGAGGAGCCATTTTTTAAAACTGATGTTCTAAATAAGCTAGTGAAGGAGTGTGAGACCATGCTTAGTAGCCTTTTCTCCCAAAATGAGCCATCTAAAGCACTAGGAGACGAAGAAAGTAGCGGAGGAAGTAGTAGTGGAGTCGAAGATACAAAAGTAGTTGCAGAAACTAAAGAACCATCTGAAGGTATTGATGGAGGAAGCAGGGTAGCTGAAGATCCAGAAGAACTTGCAGCCATTGAAAAGCTCTCTAAAGCACAAGGAGGGGAAGGAAGCGGCGGAGTCAAAGATCCAGAAGAACTTTCCGCGATTGAAAACAAGGGAAACATGTACTTGAAGCTTACAAAATCAGCATTGAGAGTCTTGCAGGAAATCCGAAGTGGAAGTTCAACTGTCAGCATGTTCTCTTTGCCGCCATCTCGAACCCACAAATACATGACCTAG